A DNA window from Vigna angularis cultivar LongXiaoDou No.4 chromosome 1, ASM1680809v1, whole genome shotgun sequence contains the following coding sequences:
- the LOC108346891 gene encoding derlin-1 isoform X3 → MILRYGVQLEKGPFDRRTADFLWMMIFGSFALLVLSAIPLLWSPFLAVPLVFMLLYVWSREFPNAQINIYGLVALKAFYLPWAMLALDVIFGSPLIPDLLGIVAGHLYYFLTVLHPLAGGKNILKTPMWVRKLVGRWRIGMQPISRSQAANNPQPESGSGVAFRGRSYRLGG, encoded by the exons ATGAT ATTAAGGTACGGTGTCCAACTTGAGAAGGGACCATTTGACAGACGGACTGCTGATTTCTTGTGGATGATGATATTTGGTTCGTTTGCACTATTA GTTTTGTCTGCGATCCCTTTATTGTGGTCCCCATTTTTGGCAGTACCACTGGTTTTTATGCTACTTTATGTTTGGAGTAGAGAATTTCCAAATGCTCAAATCAACATATATGGGCTTGTTGCTCTTAAG GCCTTCTATCTTCCATGGGCAATGCTTGCTTTGGATGTCATTTTTGGCTCGCCTCTTATACCTGACCTCTTAGGTATCGTCGCAGGACATCTGTACTACTTTTTGACAGTGTTGCATCCACTAGCAGGTGGAAAGAACATTTTGAAGACGCCAATGTGGGT ACGTAAATTGGTTGGAAGGTGGAGAATTGGAATGCAACCGATTAGCCGTTCACAGGCTGCTAATAACCCTCAGCCTGAGAGTGGATCCGGAGTTGCTTTCAGGGGAAGATCCTATCGGCTTGGTGGATAG
- the LOC108346891 gene encoding derlin-1 isoform X2, with translation MSSPAEFYHSLPPITKAYGTACVLATAAYHLGLYSPIHIALLYERVFYGFQVWRLFTNLFFLGPFSINFGIRLLMILRYGVQLEKGPFDRRTADFLWMMIFGSFALLVLSAIPLLWSPFLAVPLVFMLLYVWSREFPNAQINIYGLVALKAFYLPWAMLALDVIFGSPLIPDLLGIVAGHLYYFLTVLHPLAGGKNILKTPMWVYPSSFLLLKT, from the exons ATGTCTTCTCCCGCTGA GTTTTATCACTCTCTTCCGCCAATAACCAAGGCATATGGCACTGCTTGCGTGTTGGCTACTGCCGCTTACCATCTTGGATTATACAGTCCAATTCATATTGCACTATTGTACGAACGAGTGTTCTACGGTTTTCAG GTCTGGAGGTTATTCACAAACTTATTTTTCCTTGGACCATTTTCTATCAATTTCGGGATCCGTCTTTTAATGAT ATTAAGGTACGGTGTCCAACTTGAGAAGGGACCATTTGACAGACGGACTGCTGATTTCTTGTGGATGATGATATTTGGTTCGTTTGCACTATTA GTTTTGTCTGCGATCCCTTTATTGTGGTCCCCATTTTTGGCAGTACCACTGGTTTTTATGCTACTTTATGTTTGGAGTAGAGAATTTCCAAATGCTCAAATCAACATATATGGGCTTGTTGCTCTTAAG GCCTTCTATCTTCCATGGGCAATGCTTGCTTTGGATGTCATTTTTGGCTCGCCTCTTATACCTGACCTCTTAGGTATCGTCGCAGGACATCTGTACTACTTTTTGACAGTGTTGCATCCACTAGCAGGTGGAAAGAACATTTTGAAGACGCCAATGTGGGTGTATCCTTCTAGTTTCCTGTTGCTTAAG ACGTAA
- the LOC108346891 gene encoding derlin-1 isoform X1, with protein sequence MSSPAEFYHSLPPITKAYGTACVLATAAYHLGLYSPIHIALLYERVFYGFQVWRLFTNLFFLGPFSINFGIRLLMILRYGVQLEKGPFDRRTADFLWMMIFGSFALLVLSAIPLLWSPFLAVPLVFMLLYVWSREFPNAQINIYGLVALKAFYLPWAMLALDVIFGSPLIPDLLGIVAGHLYYFLTVLHPLAGGKNILKTPMWVRKLVGRWRIGMQPISRSQAANNPQPESGSGVAFRGRSYRLGG encoded by the exons ATGTCTTCTCCCGCTGA GTTTTATCACTCTCTTCCGCCAATAACCAAGGCATATGGCACTGCTTGCGTGTTGGCTACTGCCGCTTACCATCTTGGATTATACAGTCCAATTCATATTGCACTATTGTACGAACGAGTGTTCTACGGTTTTCAG GTCTGGAGGTTATTCACAAACTTATTTTTCCTTGGACCATTTTCTATCAATTTCGGGATCCGTCTTTTAATGAT ATTAAGGTACGGTGTCCAACTTGAGAAGGGACCATTTGACAGACGGACTGCTGATTTCTTGTGGATGATGATATTTGGTTCGTTTGCACTATTA GTTTTGTCTGCGATCCCTTTATTGTGGTCCCCATTTTTGGCAGTACCACTGGTTTTTATGCTACTTTATGTTTGGAGTAGAGAATTTCCAAATGCTCAAATCAACATATATGGGCTTGTTGCTCTTAAG GCCTTCTATCTTCCATGGGCAATGCTTGCTTTGGATGTCATTTTTGGCTCGCCTCTTATACCTGACCTCTTAGGTATCGTCGCAGGACATCTGTACTACTTTTTGACAGTGTTGCATCCACTAGCAGGTGGAAAGAACATTTTGAAGACGCCAATGTGGGT ACGTAAATTGGTTGGAAGGTGGAGAATTGGAATGCAACCGATTAGCCGTTCACAGGCTGCTAATAACCCTCAGCCTGAGAGTGGATCCGGAGTTGCTTTCAGGGGAAGATCCTATCGGCTTGGTGGATAG